In a genomic window of Cyanobacteriota bacterium:
- a CDS encoding glycosyltransferase family 4 protein produces the protein MGTNVRQHVAMRLLVEGWRSLPHSYAVINQFQCLELLKHPEITLFHRDLPYYASHWQPIAGLLFPEQEQALATIPAPNLEQPIEVLLRMGYPHDFSPSGVPTCVFGTTELGVVKRAAIAGETSLAEAHYHSDAVLITCSQWAKQGFLASGACPERTIVVPLGIDPSLYHPLSPAERTALRRQLGWDDFFIVLNVGGMGRNKGIPMLLAAIAILAQQYPHIRLVLKGMDTLYPSERLIRDFASELPESEQQQLSQRLIYLGQTLSFADMARLYQAADAYVSPYFAEGFNLPVLEAIACGLPTICTAGGATDDFTNDEVALRIASHIQPVQVEDSWGGVLVPDFEHLLTHLETLITQPAVAAGLSQRGSHFVHQHFTWHHTIVQLLTVFQRLKATR, from the coding sequence ATGGGCACCAATGTTCGACAACATGTTGCCATGCGCCTATTGGTTGAGGGTTGGCGATCGCTACCCCATTCCTACGCTGTTATTAATCAGTTTCAATGCTTGGAGTTGTTGAAACATCCAGAGATTACTTTGTTTCATCGGGACTTGCCCTATTACGCTAGCCATTGGCAACCAATCGCCGGGTTGTTGTTTCCTGAGCAGGAACAAGCACTAGCCACCATTCCCGCACCAAACCTTGAGCAGCCGATCGAGGTGTTATTACGCATGGGCTATCCCCACGATTTTTCCCCATCGGGTGTGCCTACTTGTGTGTTTGGCACGACAGAGCTGGGGGTAGTCAAGCGAGCAGCGATCGCCGGTGAAACCTCCTTGGCTGAAGCTCACTATCACTCCGATGCTGTGCTGATTACCTGTTCCCAGTGGGCAAAGCAGGGATTTCTGGCCAGTGGGGCGTGTCCAGAACGGACGATCGTGGTTCCCCTTGGCATTGATCCTAGCCTTTATCACCCCTTATCACCAGCCGAGCGCACTGCTCTGCGGCGACAACTCGGCTGGGATGACTTTTTTATCGTGCTCAACGTAGGTGGTATGGGGCGCAATAAGGGTATTCCGATGCTGTTAGCTGCGATCGCTATCCTGGCCCAGCAGTATCCTCACATTCGACTAGTGTTAAAGGGGATGGATACCCTCTATCCCTCGGAGCGGTTGATTCGAGATTTTGCCAGCGAACTCCCTGAATCAGAACAGCAGCAATTATCACAGCGATTAATCTATCTCGGTCAAACACTGTCCTTTGCAGACATGGCTCGGTTGTATCAAGCTGCCGATGCCTACGTATCCCCCTATTTTGCCGAGGGGTTTAACCTGCCCGTGTTGGAGGCAATCGCCTGTGGACTGCCCACCATCTGCACCGCTGGGGGTGCTACGGATGATTTCACCAATGATGAGGTTGCTCTGCGAATTGCCAGCCATATCCAGCCTGTGCAAGTGGAAGATAGCTGGGGAGGAGTGCTAGTTCCCGACTTTGAGCATCTGCTAACCCACCTAGAAACGTTAATCACACAACCTGCTGTTGCTGCTGGGTTGAGCCAGAGGGGATCCCATTTTGTGCATCAGCACTTTACCTGGCACCATACAATCGTGCAACTGTTAACTGTTTTTCAGCGCCTGAAGGCAACTAGGTAA